A DNA window from Paenibacillus andongensis contains the following coding sequences:
- the nirD gene encoding nitrite reductase small subunit NirD, protein MKTQEEQMIWVQAVSYDDLAVNTGKTIRYQGEEVALFKLKSGKLQAIQNRCPHKEGVLAEGIVCDDHVFCPMHDRKIHLPSGLVQAPDTGCVQTYSTKVHEGMVFIGFQINKELAC, encoded by the coding sequence ATGAAAACACAAGAAGAGCAAATGATTTGGGTGCAGGCCGTTTCTTATGACGATTTAGCTGTTAACACAGGAAAAACAATTCGGTATCAAGGCGAAGAGGTAGCCCTTTTCAAGTTGAAAAGCGGCAAGCTTCAAGCCATCCAGAACCGCTGTCCTCATAAAGAGGGCGTCCTTGCAGAAGGCATTGTATGTGATGACCACGTCTTCTGTCCGATGCATGATCGCAAGATTCATCTCCCTTCCGGTCTTGTTCAAGCTCCGGATACGGGCTGTGTACAAACGTATTCAACGAAGGTTCATGAAGGAATGGTGTTTATTGGATTTCAGATAAACAAAGAATTAGCCTGCTAA
- a CDS encoding molybdopterin oxidoreductase family protein translates to MTLPKEQPSSHCCFCSMQCGLEIMPSEKTSGLTIKPSPNFPVATSRLCQKGLNALDHVLHSERILEPLARVEGEPRRWQTVTWNHAFADIAERIKGLQAEYGPDSIGVYGGGSLTNEVSYLLGKFTRVALRSKFIDYNGRYCMSSAAAASNQAFGIDRGMTMPLTEIPNAKYIILAGTNIAECQPTMMPYLLEAKKKGAVIVTIDPRNTMTSKTADIHVRLQPGFDSVFINGLLHVMVEEKLVHHRFIEERTVGFEQLKEAVKPFTPARVEELTGVLEAVIRTIARGFAKAETGIVLTARGLEQQVNGVENTLNYINLALVTGKIGRKGCGYGAVTGQANGQGGREHGQKADQLPGYRLIEDPAAREHVAKVWGIDPSELPGKGVSAYELLQKIDEGEIKALIVLGSNPLVSSPNNRMVERALQKLELLVVVDMFETETARYAHYILPGSSFAEAEGTMTNLEGRVFHRQKAMELPGNSRLDFHIICQLADALGRGAYFQYAGIEDVFRELAAATAGGKADYSGITYERLQEEKGIFWPCPAPDHPGTPQLFENHFNHSDGKARLFGIQPKMPAEPIDSDYPYVLTTGRLANHYLSGVQTRRTEGLNKKAPVPVAEIHPWLAKRIGLGMDNKIRLTSRRGSLVFDVKVTEGIQPRTVFVPFHWGDEHSINVLTNDALDPTSRMPEFKICAVKVERAE, encoded by the coding sequence TTGACATTACCTAAAGAACAACCCTCCTCCCATTGCTGCTTTTGCAGCATGCAGTGCGGATTGGAGATTATGCCGAGTGAGAAGACGTCAGGTCTCACGATTAAACCAAGCCCGAACTTTCCTGTGGCGACTAGCCGCCTTTGTCAGAAAGGATTGAATGCACTGGATCATGTGCTTCACTCAGAACGCATCCTCGAGCCCCTGGCAAGGGTCGAGGGTGAGCCGAGACGGTGGCAAACGGTAACCTGGAATCATGCGTTTGCTGACATTGCGGAGCGAATTAAAGGACTGCAAGCTGAGTATGGTCCTGACTCGATTGGCGTATACGGGGGCGGCTCATTAACCAATGAAGTTAGTTACTTGCTTGGTAAGTTTACCCGAGTAGCACTCAGGTCCAAATTTATTGATTACAACGGCCGATACTGTATGTCATCAGCAGCGGCGGCCAGTAATCAGGCATTCGGGATCGATCGCGGGATGACAATGCCTCTGACGGAAATTCCAAATGCGAAATATATCATTCTCGCAGGAACGAATATAGCGGAATGTCAGCCGACGATGATGCCTTATTTACTTGAAGCGAAGAAAAAAGGCGCCGTGATCGTTACGATTGATCCACGCAATACGATGACTTCGAAGACAGCGGATATCCATGTTCGTCTACAACCGGGATTCGACTCTGTATTTATAAACGGACTCCTACATGTCATGGTGGAAGAGAAACTCGTCCATCATCGATTTATTGAAGAACGTACGGTTGGTTTTGAACAATTGAAGGAGGCGGTTAAGCCGTTCACCCCAGCGAGAGTGGAGGAGCTAACCGGCGTTCTAGAAGCCGTAATTCGTACGATTGCTCGTGGATTCGCGAAGGCGGAGACGGGTATTGTCCTAACAGCACGCGGTTTGGAGCAGCAAGTGAACGGTGTAGAGAACACGCTGAATTACATTAATTTAGCCTTAGTCACTGGTAAAATAGGGCGCAAAGGCTGCGGCTACGGCGCCGTAACCGGCCAAGCAAACGGGCAAGGCGGACGCGAGCATGGGCAAAAGGCGGACCAACTGCCGGGTTACCGGTTAATCGAAGACCCAGCTGCGCGTGAGCATGTTGCCAAAGTATGGGGAATCGATCCGAGTGAGCTGCCGGGTAAAGGAGTTTCAGCTTATGAGCTGCTGCAGAAGATAGATGAAGGCGAGATCAAAGCCTTGATCGTCCTCGGATCGAATCCGCTTGTATCCAGTCCGAATAACCGAATGGTTGAGCGAGCGCTGCAGAAGCTGGAATTGCTCGTTGTCGTTGACATGTTTGAAACTGAAACGGCTCGTTATGCCCATTATATACTGCCAGGGTCATCCTTTGCGGAAGCAGAAGGTACGATGACCAATCTGGAAGGACGCGTGTTTCACCGCCAGAAAGCGATGGAGCTTCCGGGAAACAGCAGACTTGATTTCCATATTATTTGTCAGTTAGCGGATGCGCTAGGCCGGGGCGCCTATTTTCAATATGCGGGTATTGAAGATGTGTTTCGCGAGTTAGCAGCTGCTACAGCTGGAGGGAAAGCGGATTACAGCGGCATTACGTATGAGCGGCTTCAGGAAGAGAAGGGCATATTCTGGCCATGTCCAGCTCCTGACCATCCGGGTACACCGCAATTATTCGAGAATCATTTTAATCATTCCGATGGCAAAGCCAGATTGTTCGGTATTCAGCCGAAAATGCCGGCAGAACCTATCGATTCGGATTATCCCTACGTGTTGACAACGGGGCGGCTTGCGAATCATTATTTAAGCGGCGTACAAACGCGCCGCACGGAAGGTTTAAACAAGAAGGCTCCCGTTCCCGTCGCCGAGATTCATCCTTGGCTGGCGAAGCGAATTGGACTGGGAATGGATAACAAGATACGCCTTACAAGCCGCCGTGGATCCTTGGTTTTCGACGTTAAAGTGACAGAAGGTATTCAGCCTCGTACGGTGTTTGTACCCTTTCATTGGGGTGATGAGCATTCGATTAATGTATTAACGAATGATGCGCTGGATCCCACGAGCCGGATGCCTGAGTTTAAAATTTGCGCAGTAAAAGTAGAACGTGCAGAATAG
- a CDS encoding DUF1961 family protein: MDWNEIFLLEELLYQNPLSDEKDVRDFKMEGQAAVSFPRNRLRMENKLDPKLGQKSNFVYWCPIEFPDNIAITWDFWPIHEPGLCILFFAAKGIRGEDLFDSGLSVRSGVYDQYHHGDIDAFHVSYFRRKEEEERSFHTCNLRKSYGFHLVSQGGDPIPSVADAKGPYRMKLFKWGCDILFTINDLTVWHWIDDGKTFGKPLTGGKIGFRQMAPLIAEYANLTVYSLSKKQSL, from the coding sequence ATGGATTGGAATGAAATATTCCTGCTGGAAGAGCTTTTATATCAAAATCCTCTATCAGATGAAAAAGATGTGCGGGATTTCAAAATGGAAGGACAGGCCGCTGTCAGTTTTCCACGGAATCGCTTGCGGATGGAAAATAAGCTTGATCCAAAGCTTGGGCAAAAATCAAACTTTGTTTATTGGTGTCCGATTGAATTTCCAGATAACATCGCAATCACTTGGGATTTTTGGCCGATTCATGAGCCGGGACTTTGCATCTTGTTTTTTGCCGCCAAAGGTATCCGTGGTGAAGATTTGTTTGATAGCGGGCTTTCCGTAAGATCAGGCGTGTATGACCAGTATCACCATGGGGATATTGATGCCTTCCACGTATCGTACTTTAGACGCAAGGAAGAAGAGGAGCGGAGTTTTCATACATGCAATTTGCGCAAAAGCTATGGCTTTCATCTGGTTTCTCAGGGCGGTGATCCGATCCCGTCCGTTGCCGATGCTAAAGGTCCCTACCGGATGAAATTGTTTAAATGGGGATGTGACATTCTATTCACTATCAATGATCTGACTGTATGGCATTGGATAGATGACGGAAAAACATTCGGAAAGCCCCTTACCGGTGGGAAAATCGGCTTTCGCCAGATGGCTCCTCTAATCGCTGAATACGCCAATCTTACTGTCTATTCGCTTTCAAAAAAGCAATCTTTGTAA
- a CDS encoding sulfatase family protein, translating into MKTRPNLLLIFTDQQRWDTLGAYGNKTIQTPHLDRLAQEGAVFDNAITPYPLCAPARACTMTGFAAGKTHVFNNESASSVAADESIAAYLSKAGYHNQAIGKMHFTPDEQTYGMDHLILSEEMRGVRTAGSIQEIHFDDYDRYLMEHDAWGWEKPPEIGYNELKPLVNGLPKELHITQWCGDRTVNWLKSERPSNQPFFLWTSFVKPHAPFDCPSHLTDLYAPDEMPRPWVSEQDGTSKNPYLASHRQAMEVDLYSEHAVQTNRAYYYANITFIDEQIGRIMQTLEEEGLADNTLVIFTSDHGELLGDHRLWFKNLGHEGSLHIPMLAWWPGVIHPGTRCDELTTLLDIFPTLVNRASAKRKYDGRPGLDLLELLTEPSSVRRDIVCSEFYVAPNYMLHVRSKEWKYLFYQNGGYEELYHLLSDPHELVDLADDPVFQQVKDEHQEAAVNWIIKYGNPEIALDETGCKLKVVPFQPQEAKSNPRPFSRMPWDSRVPPSLLPEQQRSWFWKELGGDWSSLISLFGPKDS; encoded by the coding sequence ATGAAGACACGGCCGAATCTACTACTCATTTTTACAGACCAGCAGCGCTGGGATACGTTAGGGGCATACGGAAATAAAACGATTCAAACGCCGCACTTGGACCGGTTGGCACAGGAAGGGGCCGTATTCGATAACGCGATCACCCCCTACCCTCTCTGTGCACCTGCCAGAGCGTGTACGATGACGGGGTTTGCTGCAGGAAAGACGCATGTGTTCAATAATGAATCAGCCTCATCTGTTGCTGCCGATGAATCGATTGCCGCTTATTTGTCCAAAGCTGGATATCACAATCAGGCGATCGGGAAGATGCATTTTACACCGGATGAGCAAACGTATGGCATGGATCATCTTATTTTATCGGAAGAAATGAGAGGCGTGCGTACGGCAGGAAGTATACAGGAGATTCATTTTGATGATTATGATCGATACTTGATGGAGCATGATGCTTGGGGTTGGGAGAAACCTCCCGAGATCGGTTACAACGAACTGAAGCCGCTTGTTAACGGCCTGCCCAAAGAGCTGCATATTACACAATGGTGCGGAGATCGAACGGTAAACTGGCTTAAATCGGAAAGACCCTCTAACCAACCTTTTTTCTTATGGACATCCTTCGTCAAACCTCATGCTCCTTTCGATTGTCCTTCGCACTTGACGGATTTGTATGCTCCAGATGAAATGCCGAGGCCTTGGGTATCCGAACAGGATGGAACGTCGAAAAACCCTTATTTGGCGTCACATCGCCAAGCGATGGAAGTCGATCTGTATTCGGAGCATGCTGTGCAAACGAACAGAGCTTATTATTATGCCAATATTACGTTTATCGATGAACAAATAGGTCGGATCATGCAAACGTTGGAGGAAGAGGGACTGGCGGACAATACGCTTGTTATCTTCACATCGGATCATGGCGAACTGCTTGGCGACCACCGATTATGGTTTAAAAACTTAGGGCACGAGGGCAGTTTGCACATCCCGATGTTAGCATGGTGGCCCGGCGTTATTCATCCGGGTACCCGCTGTGATGAATTGACTACCTTGCTTGATATTTTCCCTACGCTGGTCAATCGGGCAAGTGCGAAACGCAAGTATGACGGAAGACCCGGTTTGGATTTATTAGAACTGCTCACGGAACCTTCCTCGGTTCGCCGAGATATCGTCTGTTCGGAATTCTATGTGGCACCCAACTATATGCTCCATGTCCGCAGCAAAGAATGGAAATATCTCTTTTATCAGAATGGCGGTTACGAAGAACTATATCATCTCCTAAGCGATCCGCATGAGCTTGTTGATTTGGCGGATGATCCCGTCTTTCAGCAAGTTAAAGATGAGCATCAAGAGGCAGCCGTTAATTGGATCATCAAGTATGGAAATCCTGAAATCGCACTCGATGAAACAGGCTGTAAATTGAAAGTAGTTCCTTTCCAGCCTCAAGAAGCCAAATCTAACCCTAGGCCGTTCTCACGAATGCCTTGGGACTCCAGAGTTCCGCCTTCGCTGCTCCCTGAACAGCAGCGCTCTTGGTTTTGGAAGGAGTTGGGCGGAGACTGGAGCAGCCTCATATCCTTGTTTGGACCCAAAGATAGTTAG
- a CDS encoding oligogalacturonate lyase family protein has protein sequence MTMVRAKGGKGTVWPSERRSYTDLITGVTVTQLTNHCSHSHHIYFTNNGFYGDGKLIFGSDRENVTNLYSMDLHDGVMTQLTDLERGRESRIQGTFLHPDGHEAYFYYDNSIMAINLGTMEERILFTVPETYKFGSLSCTADGLWLCFGLNKDLTQSIAMDTKNGYLGFEAYFRAKPHSMIMAVSPVNGKVMKLHEDQLWIGHVNTSPTQAHLLTFCHEGPWEQIDHRIWVLDIITGHHWKVKDKKPNEYVGHEYWMSDGIHIGYHGFTHSLEDHAGKIIGAVLFDNSQIQQYEFPFQNMHVHSNDLSLVIGDGQQTSAYHGQQFQDTLQVWRNDGSGFKGPRILCKHRGSFHTQNLHVHPRLSPDGKQVLFTSDMSGYGNLYMVDMPEFESLPEMPVT, from the coding sequence ATGACAATGGTAAGAGCCAAAGGCGGCAAAGGAACGGTTTGGCCTTCGGAACGGCGCAGTTATACAGATTTGATAACGGGCGTAACCGTGACTCAGCTAACGAATCACTGCTCGCACAGTCACCATATTTATTTTACGAATAACGGGTTTTATGGGGATGGAAAGTTAATCTTTGGATCGGACCGCGAGAATGTTACCAATCTGTACAGCATGGATTTGCACGATGGAGTGATGACCCAATTAACAGATTTGGAACGCGGCCGTGAATCTCGGATTCAAGGGACTTTTCTTCATCCTGACGGACATGAGGCCTATTTTTACTATGACAATTCGATTATGGCAATCAACCTGGGAACGATGGAAGAACGTATTCTCTTTACGGTTCCTGAGACATATAAATTCGGCAGTTTGAGCTGCACTGCAGACGGACTGTGGTTATGCTTCGGTCTGAACAAGGACTTAACTCAAAGCATCGCGATGGATACCAAGAATGGTTACTTGGGCTTCGAGGCGTATTTCCGTGCGAAGCCGCACAGTATGATTATGGCAGTTTCCCCTGTCAACGGGAAAGTGATGAAGCTTCATGAGGACCAGCTGTGGATCGGCCACGTCAATACGTCTCCAACGCAAGCGCATCTGCTGACATTTTGCCATGAAGGGCCTTGGGAACAGATTGATCATCGGATCTGGGTGCTGGATATCATAACCGGGCACCATTGGAAGGTAAAGGATAAGAAACCGAATGAATATGTCGGTCATGAATATTGGATGTCAGACGGTATTCATATCGGCTACCATGGTTTTACCCATTCTCTTGAGGATCACGCCGGGAAAATAATCGGGGCTGTTCTTTTTGATAACAGTCAAATCCAGCAATACGAATTTCCTTTTCAAAATATGCATGTTCATTCTAATGATCTATCCCTTGTCATTGGTGACGGCCAGCAAACGAGCGCTTATCATGGCCAGCAATTTCAAGATACGCTGCAGGTATGGCGGAATGACGGGTCCGGATTCAAAGGCCCGCGTATATTGTGTAAGCACCGAGGAAGTTTCCATACGCAAAATCTTCACGTACATCCGAGACTAAGCCCGGACGGTAAGCAGGTGCTGTTTACGAGTGATATGTCGGGATACGGTAACTTGTACATGGTCGATATGCCAGAATTCGAATCTTTACCCGAGATGCCAGTTACATGA